The proteins below are encoded in one region of Phaseolus vulgaris cultivar G19833 chromosome 1, P. vulgaris v2.0, whole genome shotgun sequence:
- the LOC137815255 gene encoding small ribosomal subunit biogenesis GTPase RsgA 1, mitochondrial-like — MSLASSFSMLRHRAVASAAPFLLRRFRCLPIAARQQQNPNKQAAPSRNLLKAKKTLKEFSSLAPVLSLEDSPPLTESQAIGVVAASQANFMRVIVPENDQPPSSGSFRGVELLCVVRALLKKIKRRVMVGDKVLVGSVDWVDRRGWIENVFHRSSEILDPPVANVDHLLVLFSLDQPRPEPFTLTRFLVEAESTGIPITLALNKTELVDKEIISSWKSRLRSWGYEPVFCSVESGHGLDLLAFQLRDQTTVIVGPSGVGKSSLINALRSNSSDVAEGENWFEPISGSKWLEDQRVGEVSTRSGRGKHTTRHVSLLPISGGGFLADTPGFNQPSLLKVTKQSLAQTFPEIRKMLSANETEKCSFNNCLHLGEPGCIVKGDWERYSFYFQLLDEIRIREEFQLRTFGTKREGDVRLKMGDMGVQQAEPRLEPKKHRRQSRKSINQSILDDIDDDDVDNLLDEENDPILRALRNENS, encoded by the exons ATGTCGTTGGCATCGTCGTTCTCCATGCTCCGGCATCGCGCGGTGGCTTCCGCCGCACCATTCCTCCTGCGCCGCTTCCGGTGCCTTCCAATCGCCGCCCGGCAGCAGCAAAACCCTAACAAGCAAGCCGCCCCGAGCCGCAACCTTCTGAAGGCGAAGAAAACGTTGAAGGAGTTTTCCTCTCTCGCCCCTGTCCTCTCCCTGGAAGACAGCCCCCCGCTCACGGAATCCCAGGCCATCGGCGTCGTGGCGGCGTCGCAGGCGAACTTCATGCGCGTCATCGTTCCCGAAAACGACCAGCCTCCTTCTTCTGGAAGCTTCCGCGGGGTGGAGCTTCTCTGCGTGGTGAGGGCGCTACTGAAGAAGATTAAGCGCAGGGTCATGGTCGGGGACAAGGTTCTTGTCGGTTCCGTGGATTGGGTGGATCGTAGGGGATGGATTGAAAACGTCTTCCACCGGTCCTCTGAGATTCTTGACCCTCCCGTTGCCAACGTCGACCACCTTCTCGTGCTGTTCTCGCTCGATCAACCCAGGCCTGAACCGTTTACCCTCACGCGCTTTCTTGTCGAAGCTGAATCCACTGGAATCCCTATCACGCTGGCACTCAACAAGACCGAGCTTGTGGATAAAGAG ATCATTAGTTCGTGGAAGTCCAGGCTGCGCAGCTGGGGGTATGAGCCGGTTTTTTGCAGCGTTGAATCTGGACATGGACTTGATCTTCTTGCATTCCAGTTGAGGGATCAAACGACAGTGATTGTGGGGCCTAGTGGAGTTGGGAAGTCTAGTTTGATAAATGCCCTTAGAAGCAATTCTTCTGATGTTGCGGAAGGGGAGAACTGGTTTGAGCCT ATTTCGGGAAGCAAGTGGCTTGAGGATCAACGGGTTGGGGAGGTTTCCACGAGAAGTGGTAGAGGAAAGCATACTACTCGCCATGTTTCTTTGCTTCCAATATCTGGAGGGGGGTTTCTTGCTGATACTCCTGGATTTAATCAACCTAGTTTATTGAAAGTTACAAAGCAGTCTCTTGCACAGACTTTTCCTGAA ATCAGGAAAATGCTTAGTGCGAATGAGACTGAGAAATGCTCATTTAACAATTGCTTGCATCTGGGAGAACCTGGGTGCATTGTGAAGGGAGATTGGGAAAGATATTCATTCTATTTTCAACTTCTGGATGAAATCAGAATCAGGGAAGAGTTCCAACTCAGGACATTTGGGACTAAAAGAGAAGGGGATGTAAG GTTGAAAATGGGAGATATGGGTGTTCAGCAAGCAGAACCACGGTTGGAACCTAAAAAGCACAGGAGACAATCTCGAAAGAGCATTAACCAGTCAATTTTAGATGACATAGATGATGATGACGTCGACAATTTGCTTGATGAGGAAAATGATCCCATTTTAAGGGCGCTACGAAATGAAAACTCTTAG